The Mannheimia granulomatis sequence TTCACTCAGATTTAATGGTGGAATCAATTTTTGCTGACTTCGCCCGCATTTTCCCTAACCGATTCACAAATGTGACGAACGGTGTAACACCTCGCCGTTGGATAAAAATCGCTAACCCGGGCTTAGCGAATATTTTAGATAAATGTATTGGTAATAAATGGCTAACCGATTTAAGTGAGCTTGAAAAATTCAATGCGTTTGCGGACGATGCGGACGTGCAAGCAGAAATTGCGGCAGTGAAAACCGAAAACAAACGCAGCTTGGCAAAATATGTGGAAGAAACCCAAGGCATTAAATTAAATCCGGAGGCGATTTTTGATGTGCAGGTTAAACGAATCCACAAATACAAACGCCAACAAATGAATGTGTTACACATTATCACATTGTATAATCGCATTTTGAAAAATCCGAGTGCTGATTGGACTCCACGAGTATTCATCTTTGCCGGTAAAGCGGCAAGCGCTTACTATGCGGCGAAAAAAGTGATTCGTTTAATCAATGATGTGGCAAATGTAGTAAATAACGATCCTCGCATTAATGATTTAATCAAAGTGGTCTTTATTCCAAACTATGGTGTATCTCTTGCTCAAATGATTATTCCGGCAGCGGATGTGTCTGAACAGATATCTCTTGCAGGAACTGAGGCATCAGGCACTTCTAATATGAAATTTGCCTTAAACGGTGCTTTAACGATTGGCACACTAGATGGGGCAAACGTAGAAATTTTAGAGTGTGTGGGTAAAGAAAATATTTTTATTTTCGGTAACGAAGTGGAACAAGTGGAAGAACTTCGCCGCAATGGCTATTCGCCATATCACTACTATGAAAAAGACAGTGAGCTGAATGAGGCGATTTCTCAAATTTTAAGTGGTAAATTCTCACCAGAAGATCCATACCGTTATCAAGATCTCATCTTAAATTCGGGCGACTACTACCAAGCTTGTGCAGATTACCGTAGTTATGTAGAAGCTCAGGAAAAAGTCGCGCAAGCCTACCGGAATAAGCAGGCTTGGACTCGTTCTGCGATTATCAATATTGCGAATATGGGCTACTTCTCATCAGACCGTTCAGTGATGGATTATGCAAAAAATATCTGGAAAATCGAACCGATGACAGAAGAGCAACTAAAAGGCGATGCGACCTTTGATAGTATTCTAGAGAGTTCAAATAAACTATTGAATTTAAAGAAATAATGTATTAAAAAATGAGAAAACGGTAAGGTACACTCCTTACCGTTTTTTGTTGGTTTCTATTTGGATTTTTCAACCGCAGTGAGCATTCCCCTCAATAAATTCAGTTCATTACTTTCTAATTCTGCTCGTTGATAAAGACGGCGAAGTTTTAGCATTACAGCTTCATTACGAATAAAGCCCAACTCTTTATACACGCGTTCAGTGTGATCAAAAAAATGTTCTAACGCCTGTGCGGTAGGGTACTCTTTTTGTTCTGCAAGCGGTCGTTTTTCTTGAGAATTTTGCAAATATGCCATTCGGATTTCGTAACTTGCCAATTGAACTGCCATTGCAAGATTCAATGAGCCGTAATCGGGGTTAGTTGGAAAATTCAGGTGATAGTGGCATTTGAGCAGCTCTTCATTGGTTAGCCCAACTCGCTCTCGCCCGAAGACAATAGCGGCCTTGCCTCGTGTCGCACGGTGTAGCACTAATTCACCACATTCTCTCGGCTCAATTAAGGTGCTTTGCAAATGACGAAGTCTGGCACTGGTGCCTATTACAAGCTGACAATCGGCAATTGCCTCATCAAAAGAAGAGAAAATTTGGGCGTTATCCAGCACATCTTTAGCACCGGCAGCAAGGGCGTATGCTTGTTCATCTATTGGATGCTTTGGGGCAACTAAACGTAGCTGAGCTAGGCCCATTGTTTTCATTGCTCGGGCTGCTGAGCCTATATTGGCCGGGAGTGACGTTTCAACAAGAATAATGTGAATTTGATCGAGAATCTGCATTGGAGTTTGTTTCTTTTTTGTTAAATTTTTATCTTTCAATAGTGTAGCAAAATTTGTTATCGCTGGAAATTTGAAAAAAATCAGTAATATCCCTTTAAATTTAGAGATTTTTTTACCAATCTGCTTTATTTAGTGGTACATTTAAGAGATTCTTTAAACTTAAACGGGCTATTCATTTAGCTTTTAAATCACAACATTACAGGAGTCTTTATGCTTATTGGTGTACCAAGAGAGCTGTTAGACGGTGAAACCAGAGTGGCGGCAACGCCAAAGACCGTTGAGCAGATTAAAAAACTTGGCTTTGATGTCCTCATTGAAGAGAATGCAGGCTTTAAAGCCAGTTTTGAAGACAATGCATTTGTTAATGCAGGTGCAAGTATCGGCACTCAGCAAGAGGTTTGGAATGCGGACATTATCTTTAAAGTAAATGCCCCAACCGAGGCTGAAATTGATTTAATCAAAGAAGGTGCAACTTTGGTTAGCTTTATTTGGCCGGCACAAAATCCACAATTGATGGAAAAGTTGCAGTCTAAAAAAATCAATGTCCTGGCAATGGATGCAGTACCACGTATTTCTCGAGCGCAAGCCTTGGATGCTTTAAGCTCAATGGCAAATATTTCGGGTTATCGTGCCGTGATTGAAGCAGCGAATTCCTTTGGCAGCTTCTTTACCGGTCAAATTACCGCAGCAGGTAAAGTACCACCGGCGAAAGTGTTAGTTATTGGTGCAGGTGTTGCCGGTTTAGCGGCAATTGGCGCGGCAAACAGTCTTGGTGCGATTGTGCGTGCTTTTGACTCCCGTCCGGAAGTAAAAGAACAGGTAAAATCAATGGGCGCTGACTTCTTAGAAATTGATTTTGAAGAAGAGGGTGGCTCCGGTGACGGCTATGCAAAAGTGATGTCGGAAGAGTTTAACCGCCGTGCAATGGAGCTTTATGCCGCTCAAGCAAAAGAGGTGGATATTATCATTACTACGGCAGCGATTCCGGGTAAGCCGGCTCCGCGTCTATTGACCCGTGAGATGGTTGATTCTATGAAACCTGGCTCAGTGATTGTGGATTTAGCTGCTGCTACAGGTGGTAACTGTGAATATACGAAAGCAGGTGAAGTTTTTGTCACCGATAACCAAGTGAAAGTGATTGGTTATACGGATTTTCCGGCTCGTTTGCCAACACAGTCGTCCCAACTTTACGGTACTAATTTAGTTAATTTATTAAAATTACTTGCTCCGAACAAAGATGGTCAAATCGACATTAATTTTGAAGATGTGGTATTACGTGGCGTAACCGTTGTGCGTGATGGTGAATTAACTTGGCCGGCTCCACCGATTCAAGTTTCGGCTCAGCCTCAAAAACAAGCGGCAGCTAATCCACAAGCGGTCAAAAGAGAAGAAAAACCTGCAGATCCACGTGTGAAATATGGCGTAATGGCTGGGGCGGGTGCATTATTCCTATGGCTGGCTTCAGTTGCACCAGCTGCATTTTTATCGCACTTTACCGTATTCGTATTAGCCTGTGTAGTGGGTTACTATGTGGTTTGGAATGTCAGCCACGCATTACACACTCCACTAATGGCGGTAACCAATGCGATTTCAGGTATTATTATCGTAGGTGCGGTTTTACAAATTGCTCAACCTACCGGTAATTTCTTTATTGATATTTTAGCATTTATTGCAATATTAGTTGCCAGCATTAATATCTTTGGTGGCTTTAAAGTGACGCAACGTATGCTTGCAATGTTTAGAAAAGGTTAAGGAGAAACGAAACTATGTCTTTTGGATTTGTTACCGCTGCTTATATTATCGCAGCTATTCTCTTTATCATGAGCTTAGCCGGTCTTTCTAAACATGAAACGGCAAAAGCAGGCTGCTGGTATGGTATTGTAGGGATGGGAATTGCTTTAGTGGCAACAATTTTTGGACCACAATCACACGGCACCGTTTGGATCTTAATTGCAATGGCAATTGGTGGCTTCATTGGGGTGAAAAAAGCCCTTAAAGTGGAAATGACCGAAATGCCTGAGCTGGTTGCAATTCTTCACAGTTTTGTTGGTTTAGCTGCCGTATTAGTTGGTTTTAACAGCTACGGCTTACATACCAATGCATTAATGCCGGCAAATTTAGATGAGGTAGCGCAAGCCGCATTTTTAGCCGAGCAAGCGACTCTTGCGAACATTCATAATGTAGAAGTGTTCTTAGGTATCTTTATCGGTGCGGTGACCTTCTCCGGTTCACTTGTTGCATTCGGTAAATTAAGCGGCAAATTATTTGGTCGCAAAGTCTCTTCTGCGGCATTAAATATTCCACACAAACACAAATGGAACTTAGCGGCAATCGTCGTATCTGTGTTCTTGATGATTGTCTTCCTTAATCATCCGGAGAATATTTTCCCGGTATTGATTATGACGATCATTGCTTTAGTGTTTGGTTGGCATTTGGTCTCTTCTATCGGTGGTGCAGATATGCCGGTTGTGGTGTCAATGCTTAACTCTTATTCCGGTTGGGCTGCGGCTGCAGCAGGTTTTATGCTAAGCAATGATTTATTAATTGTCACCGGGGCATTGGTAGGTTCTTCAGGTGCAATTCTTTCTTACATTATGTGTAAGGCAATGAACCGTTCATTTATCAGTGTGATTGCAGGCGGCTTTGGTAATGATGTGCAATCAAGCAAAGGTGATGAAGAATATGGTGAGCACCGTGAAACCAACGCGGAAGAAGTTGCAGAAATGTTGAAAAACGCAAGCTCTGTTATTATTACTCCAGGGTATGGTATGGCCGTTGCTCAAGCTCAATATCCGGTTGCAGAAATTACCGCGAAATTGCGTGAAAAAGGCGTAAATGTACGTTTTGGTATTCACCCTGTTGCAGGTCGTTTACCGGGCCATATGAACGTATTATTAGCGGAAGCCAAGGTGCCTTATGATGTCGTATTAGAAATGGATGAAATCAACGAAGATTTCGAAGAAACGGATGTGGTATTGGTTATCGGTGCAAATGATACTGTAAACCCAGCTGCATTAGACGATCCATCAAGTCCAATCGCAGGCATGCCGGTGCTTGAAGTTTGGAAAGCACAAAACGTTATCGTATTCAAACGCTCAATGGCAGTAGGCTATGCCGGTGTGCAAAACCCACTGTTCTTTAAAGAAAATACCCAAATGTTATTTGGTGATGCGAAAGAGCGTGTGGACGATATTTTAAGAGCATTAAACAGCTAATTATTCTTGAAGGGAAAGCGGACAAAAGTCCGCTTTTTTTGTGCTTACAAGCGGTTATTTTTTTCTGGTTTTTTGCAAAAAAATAACCACAGCCAAGGCTGTGGTTTAAAATAGTGTTTTGATTCTTGCTATTTTCTCTTGAAGAAAAATGAGATAACAGAGATCGCTAGGAATACGAAAAAGAGAATTTTCGCAATTTCTGTGGCACTACCTGCAATACCACCAAAGCCTAATAACGCTGCGATAATGGCAATAATAAAAAATACAACTGCGTAATGTAACATACTGTTTCTCCTTATTGTATTTTAATCAAACAACTTGAAATTAACATAATTGTAATATTATTGCAAATAATATGATTTTTTAGTCTTGGTTAATTCGGCTTGAAATCGCACTTTGTTGATTTTTGTATTTTGCATCTTTGCGGGCATTGTATGGTTTGGCTGCATCACCACTTAAGATTTCAAAACTTAATGCCCCGATTGCCATATTGGGGCGTAAGGCAAGAGGTAATTTGCCAGCATTAAAAAATTCCAGCACAATTTTACCTTCCCAACCCGGGTCAATACGGTGTGCGGTAACGTGAACCATTAAGCCTAACCTTGCTAAAGAGGAACGCCCATCCAGCCAGCCGACAATATTTGCCGGCAGTTTGACGGATTCAAGTGTTGTTGCAAGAGCGAGTTCACCGGGGTGTAGAAAAAAGGCTTCTCCATCTTCAATAATGATTTCATCACTCATGACTTTATTGAGTTGGGCGGCAACTTCTTCTCGTGGCCCGCTTAAATCAATATATGGAGTGTTGTGTTCACGAAATACGCGAAATGAGTTACCTAAACGTACATCAGCCGTTGCCCCGGAAATTTTGTCATCAGCCGGGCGAGGGGTAATGGTAATTTTGCCTTCATCTAGGTAACGTTTAATATCTGTATCACATAAACGCATGAGTCGCTCCTATTTCAGTAGTTGCTTGATTTGTGCTTTGAGAATATCAATCGCAATACGGTTTTTTCCACCTTTTGGCACAATAATATCGGCATATTGTTTAGATGGTTCGATAAATTGTAAGAACATCGGGCGAACAGTTTTGCGATATTGGGTAATCACCGAGTCCATTGAGCGACCACGTTCTACCATATCTCGTTGCAAGCGACGGATAAAGCAGATATCTAATGGTGCATCAACGAAAATTGACACATTGAGTTCATTACGAATTTCTTCATCTGTTAACAACAAAATCCCTTCCAAAATAATGATCTTTTTCGGTTCAAAATGACGGGTGGTAGTTTTGCGGTTATGCTCGGTATAATCATATTCAGGAATTTCTATGGCATTACCCTGTTTTAATTGGCGTAAATGTTCAACCAATAAATGATGATCCATTGAATTAGGGTGGTCATAATTGGTTTTGATGCGTTCTTCCATACTGAGATGAGATTGGTCTTTATAATAGGCATCTTCAGAAATAATACCGATATTATCCGTCCCCAATTCGTTTTTTAATTCTTTATAAATGGTTGAGGCAATTAAGCTTTTTCCTGATGCTGAAGCTCCAGCAATGGCAATCACAACGCACGATGGGGTCTGAATAATATTACTCATAAAAAATTTCCTATTAAGTCAAAAGAGTTTCTGCATAAATTATACCGAATTTTTGCAAAATTTTCTGTATAATCGACCGCTTGTTATACATTTTGGAGAAAAAAGTGGATATTTTTATTCAAGGTTTTGTAGTTTGCTTTGGTTTAATTGTTTCTATCGGGGCACAAAACGCTTTTTTACTGAAACAAGGTATTTTAAAACAGCATGTTTTTTGGATTGCATCTCTCTGCTTTTTAGGTGATGTGCTGTTAATGACTGTTGGCGTCTTAGGACTTGGAATGATCATTTCTGAATTGCCGATATTAAGTCTAATTATTTCTCTATTAGGGGCGCTGTTTTTATTGACTTATGGCAGCCGTTCTTTTATCAGCGTATTTAAAAGTACAGACTATTTAACGGCAAGTGGAGAAACGGCAACAAGCCTTCAAAAAGCCTTAATGATTACCTTTGCCATTACATTTTTAAATCCACATGTTTATATTGATACAGTGGTGATTGTGGGTAGTATTGGAGGAAAGCTGAGCTTTGAGGGCAAAATGTATTTCTTAGCTGGGGCATTGATTTGTTCATTTCTTTGGTTTTTTGGCGTTGGCTATGGGGCAAGGTTACTTTCACCTTATTTTGCTAAACGCAGAACCTGGCAGATCCTAGATGCCATTACAGGGCTGATTATGTATTTTATTGCTTTTAGTTTGATTGTGTATGCTTATCAGCTAATTGAGCAAATTTTTTAGAGAATTAAATTTTTCATTGCTGAATAGACCTATTTTTTGCTATATTTAACAGCAATATTCGCACGATAAAACGTGCCTGATTTATTAAACAATTTTATTTTGACGGATTCTTTTATGTTTAAAAAATTTTTAGGATTATTTTCAAATGATCTTTCTATCGACCTCGGAACAGCAAATACTTTAGTCTATGTAAAAGGGCAGGGTATTGTATTAGATGAGCCTTCAGTTGTTGCAGTCCGACAAGATAGAATGGGATCATTAAAAAGCATTGCAGCAGTTGGTACTCATGCGAAATTAATGTTAGGTCGTACACCGAAAAGCATCATGGCAATCCGTCCGATGAAAGATGGCGTAATTGCTGATTTCTTCGTTACAGAAAAAATGTTACAACACTTTATCAAACAAGTGCATAGCAATAACTTTATGCGTCCAAGTCCTCGTGTATTAGTGTGTGTGCCTGCCGGTGCAACGCAAGTAGAACGTCGTGCGATTAAAGAGTCTGCAATTGGTGCCGGTGCACGTGAGGTATATTTAATTGAAGAACCAATGGCTGCTGCAATCGGTGCCGGCTTACCGGTACATGAAGCAATGGGTTCTATGGTTATTGATATTGGTGGTGGTACAACTGAAGTTGCAGTACTGTCTTTAAACGGTATTGTGTATTCAACCTCAGTTCGTATTGGTGGCGATAAATTAGATGAAGCGATTATCGCTTATGTTCGTCGCCATTTCGGTTCTGCAATCGGTGAAGCTACCGCAGAGCGTATCAAACAAGAAATCGCCAGTGCAAAAATTGAGTCTGATGAAGATGTTAAAACCATGGAAGTACACGGTCATAACTTGGCAGAAGGTGCACCACGTACATTTGAATTAAACTCAAAACATGTTTTAGAAGCTATTGAGCAACCATTAAACGGTATTGTAGAAGCAGTAAAAGCAGTATTAGAACAATGCCCTCCTGAGCTAGCAGCAGATATTTTTGAGCGTGGTATGGTGTTAACCGGTGGTGGTGCATTATTACATAATTTAGATCGCCTACTTTCTGATTCAACCGGGGTACAAGTGATTGTTGCTGAAGATCCGTTAACCTGTGTTGCTCGTGGTGGCGGTAAAGCATTAGAAATGATCGATATGCACGGTGGCGATGTGTTTAGTAGCGATGATTAAGTATTTTTTCTAAGCAGATATTAAATTGAAAGTTGGCAATGGATCTGATCTATTGTCAATTTTCATTATATATTCCCATAAATTTCACATAATATTTCTCTAATGAAACCGATTTTTGCTAAAACGCCTTCTTTAGGCATGCGTCTGATTATTGCGATAATACTTTCTATTGCGCTTATTCTTT is a genomic window containing:
- a CDS encoding rod shape-determining protein, producing the protein MFKKFLGLFSNDLSIDLGTANTLVYVKGQGIVLDEPSVVAVRQDRMGSLKSIAAVGTHAKLMLGRTPKSIMAIRPMKDGVIADFFVTEKMLQHFIKQVHSNNFMRPSPRVLVCVPAGATQVERRAIKESAIGAGAREVYLIEEPMAAAIGAGLPVHEAMGSMVIDIGGGTTEVAVLSLNGIVYSTSVRIGGDKLDEAIIAYVRRHFGSAIGEATAERIKQEIASAKIESDEDVKTMEVHGHNLAEGAPRTFELNSKHVLEAIEQPLNGIVEAVKAVLEQCPPELAADIFERGMVLTGGGALLHNLDRLLSDSTGVQVIVAEDPLTCVARGGGKALEMIDMHGGDVFSSDD
- a CDS encoding LysE/ArgO family amino acid transporter, whose translation is MDIFIQGFVVCFGLIVSIGAQNAFLLKQGILKQHVFWIASLCFLGDVLLMTVGVLGLGMIISELPILSLIISLLGALFLLTYGSRSFISVFKSTDYLTASGETATSLQKALMITFAITFLNPHVYIDTVVIVGSIGGKLSFEGKMYFLAGALICSFLWFFGVGYGARLLSPYFAKRRTWQILDAITGLIMYFIAFSLIVYAYQLIEQIF
- the udk gene encoding uridine kinase, with product MSNIIQTPSCVVIAIAGASASGKSLIASTIYKELKNELGTDNIGIISEDAYYKDQSHLSMEERIKTNYDHPNSMDHHLLVEHLRQLKQGNAIEIPEYDYTEHNRKTTTRHFEPKKIIILEGILLLTDEEIRNELNVSIFVDAPLDICFIRRLQRDMVERGRSMDSVITQYRKTVRPMFLQFIEPSKQYADIIVPKGGKNRIAIDILKAQIKQLLK
- the trmJ gene encoding tRNA (cytosine(32)/uridine(32)-2'-O)-methyltransferase TrmJ, translated to MQILDQIHIILVETSLPANIGSAARAMKTMGLAQLRLVAPKHPIDEQAYALAAGAKDVLDNAQIFSSFDEAIADCQLVIGTSARLRHLQSTLIEPRECGELVLHRATRGKAAIVFGRERVGLTNEELLKCHYHLNFPTNPDYGSLNLAMAVQLASYEIRMAYLQNSQEKRPLAEQKEYPTAQALEHFFDHTERVYKELGFIRNEAVMLKLRRLYQRAELESNELNLLRGMLTAVEKSK
- a CDS encoding DUF1328 domain-containing protein, with product MLHYAVVFFIIAIIAALLGFGGIAGSATEIAKILFFVFLAISVISFFFKRK
- the dcd gene encoding dCTP deaminase — protein: MRLCDTDIKRYLDEGKITITPRPADDKISGATADVRLGNSFRVFREHNTPYIDLSGPREEVAAQLNKVMSDEIIIEDGEAFFLHPGELALATTLESVKLPANIVGWLDGRSSLARLGLMVHVTAHRIDPGWEGKIVLEFFNAGKLPLALRPNMAIGALSFEILSGDAAKPYNARKDAKYKNQQSAISSRINQD
- the pntA gene encoding Re/Si-specific NAD(P)(+) transhydrogenase subunit alpha, with product MLIGVPRELLDGETRVAATPKTVEQIKKLGFDVLIEENAGFKASFEDNAFVNAGASIGTQQEVWNADIIFKVNAPTEAEIDLIKEGATLVSFIWPAQNPQLMEKLQSKKINVLAMDAVPRISRAQALDALSSMANISGYRAVIEAANSFGSFFTGQITAAGKVPPAKVLVIGAGVAGLAAIGAANSLGAIVRAFDSRPEVKEQVKSMGADFLEIDFEEEGGSGDGYAKVMSEEFNRRAMELYAAQAKEVDIIITTAAIPGKPAPRLLTREMVDSMKPGSVIVDLAAATGGNCEYTKAGEVFVTDNQVKVIGYTDFPARLPTQSSQLYGTNLVNLLKLLAPNKDGQIDINFEDVVLRGVTVVRDGELTWPAPPIQVSAQPQKQAAANPQAVKREEKPADPRVKYGVMAGAGALFLWLASVAPAAFLSHFTVFVLACVVGYYVVWNVSHALHTPLMAVTNAISGIIIVGAVLQIAQPTGNFFIDILAFIAILVASINIFGGFKVTQRMLAMFRKG
- the pntB gene encoding Re/Si-specific NAD(P)(+) transhydrogenase subunit beta encodes the protein MSFGFVTAAYIIAAILFIMSLAGLSKHETAKAGCWYGIVGMGIALVATIFGPQSHGTVWILIAMAIGGFIGVKKALKVEMTEMPELVAILHSFVGLAAVLVGFNSYGLHTNALMPANLDEVAQAAFLAEQATLANIHNVEVFLGIFIGAVTFSGSLVAFGKLSGKLFGRKVSSAALNIPHKHKWNLAAIVVSVFLMIVFLNHPENIFPVLIMTIIALVFGWHLVSSIGGADMPVVVSMLNSYSGWAAAAAGFMLSNDLLIVTGALVGSSGAILSYIMCKAMNRSFISVIAGGFGNDVQSSKGDEEYGEHRETNAEEVAEMLKNASSVIITPGYGMAVAQAQYPVAEITAKLREKGVNVRFGIHPVAGRLPGHMNVLLAEAKVPYDVVLEMDEINEDFEETDVVLVIGANDTVNPAALDDPSSPIAGMPVLEVWKAQNVIVFKRSMAVGYAGVQNPLFFKENTQMLFGDAKERVDDILRALNS